The Agrobacterium vitis genome has a segment encoding these proteins:
- a CDS encoding Ppx/GppA phosphatase family protein, giving the protein MVDPGNGGFPPENGASTSNRTEGKPSRRGRGKRKGRKSGPPANPVTQDRTALAEPDRRPIQQDQQAAQQAPGRKRKRRRKGRGNTSPGQGQAVPHQGVETQETVAQAERQAERHHRDQGSAGHAPREAGLSNTQGSNAQGHHTKESHIQGNVLAGETGGAAKKSTRKRRKNRGRQNAQVRPLQPGRSVEAKPASASYCPPAVEGQKSVAGSGEAPHGRSRHGHGGHSHGGQGHHGQHKGHHSSHGPSDDHPADFYAALDLGTNNCRLLIAQPTRPGQFRVVDAFSRIVRLGEGLAATGRLSQEAMDRAIEALKVCASKLHGVELRGKRLIATEACRAAENGEAFLERVRAETGLELEIINRETEARLAVSGCSSLVGRETRSVVLFDIGGGSSEIAVIRIGDNRSSRLANHITHWTSLPVGVVTLSERHGGRDVSPTVFEAMITEVSGMLDQFDCPSVEALGHSAADVDFHLIGTSGTVTTLAGVHLDLPRYDRRRVDGLWLSDDEVSAMQAKLLSWDYQSRAANPCIGPDRADLVLAGCAILEAIRRRWPSSRMRVADRGLREGLLTDMMADDGVWRRNRTRRPPGSRDRVPHL; this is encoded by the coding sequence GTGGTAGACCCTGGCAATGGCGGATTTCCGCCAGAAAACGGGGCGTCAACGTCAAACCGTACCGAGGGCAAGCCCTCGAGGCGCGGTAGGGGCAAGCGGAAAGGCCGGAAATCCGGGCCGCCAGCTAACCCCGTGACGCAAGACCGGACGGCTTTGGCCGAGCCGGATCGACGTCCCATACAACAAGATCAGCAGGCGGCCCAGCAGGCGCCTGGCCGAAAGCGAAAGCGTCGCAGGAAAGGCCGCGGCAACACATCGCCGGGGCAGGGCCAGGCGGTGCCGCATCAGGGCGTGGAAACGCAAGAGACAGTGGCTCAGGCTGAACGGCAGGCAGAGCGCCATCACCGCGATCAGGGCTCTGCCGGGCATGCGCCTCGCGAGGCAGGTTTATCCAATACTCAAGGGTCTAATGCTCAGGGGCATCATACCAAAGAATCCCATATCCAGGGAAATGTCCTTGCTGGCGAAACTGGTGGTGCGGCCAAAAAATCCACCAGGAAGCGGCGTAAGAACCGGGGCCGGCAGAACGCCCAGGTGCGTCCCTTGCAGCCTGGCCGCAGCGTGGAAGCCAAGCCGGCCTCTGCCAGCTATTGCCCGCCTGCCGTGGAGGGCCAGAAGTCGGTTGCCGGCTCTGGTGAGGCACCACATGGCCGCAGCCGCCATGGCCATGGCGGACATTCCCATGGTGGACAGGGCCATCACGGACAGCATAAGGGGCATCATTCCAGCCATGGGCCTTCCGACGACCATCCCGCCGATTTCTACGCGGCGCTTGATCTCGGCACCAATAATTGCCGGTTGTTGATTGCTCAGCCGACCCGGCCCGGCCAATTCCGGGTGGTGGATGCCTTTTCGCGCATCGTGCGTCTGGGCGAGGGACTGGCTGCGACGGGGCGCCTCTCGCAGGAGGCGATGGACCGCGCCATTGAGGCGCTGAAGGTCTGCGCCTCCAAACTGCATGGGGTGGAACTGCGCGGCAAACGGCTGATCGCCACGGAGGCCTGCCGGGCCGCCGAAAATGGCGAGGCATTTCTGGAGCGGGTGCGGGCGGAGACCGGGCTTGAGCTGGAAATCATCAACCGCGAGACGGAAGCGCGGCTGGCGGTGTCCGGTTGTTCCTCGCTGGTTGGACGCGAAACCCGTTCGGTCGTGCTATTTGATATCGGCGGCGGGTCCTCGGAAATCGCGGTGATTCGCATCGGCGACAACCGTTCCAGCCGTCTGGCCAATCACATCACCCATTGGACCTCGCTGCCGGTCGGGGTCGTCACCCTGTCGGAGCGCCATGGCGGTCGCGATGTTTCGCCCACGGTGTTCGAGGCGATGATTACCGAAGTGTCGGGCATGCTTGATCAGTTTGATTGCCCCTCGGTCGAGGCGCTTGGTCATTCTGCCGCCGATGTCGATTTCCACCTGATCGGCACGTCCGGCACGGTGACGACATTGGCTGGCGTACATCTCGATCTGCCGCGCTATGATCGCCGCCGGGTGGATGGGTTATGGTTGAGCGATGATGAGGTCTCGGCCATGCAGGCCAAGCTGCTGTCCTGGGATTACCAGAGCCGCGCCGCCAATCCCTGTATCGGCCCGGACCGGGCAGATCTGGTTCTGGCCGGCTGCGCCATTCTGGAAGCGATCCGCAGGCGTTGGCCCTCCAGCCGCATGCGGGTGGCGGACCGGGGCTTGAGAGAAGGGCTATTGACCGACATGATGGCCGATGACGGTGTCTGGCGACGCAATCGCACGCGACGCCCGCCGGGCAGCCGGGATCGTGTCCCGCATTTGTGA
- the mutL gene encoding DNA mismatch repair endonuclease MutL yields MSIKQLSETLINQIAAGEVIERPASAAKELIENAIDAGANRIEIATAGGGKALLRITDNGCGMDGQDLALAVRRHCTSKLNESLMDIKSLGFRGEALPSIGSVARLTIASRRADSASAFQIAVEGGKVGEVRPAPGNPGTVVEVRDLFFATPARLKFLKTERAEAAAITEMVKRMAIAFPKIRFVLSGSDRSTLELPATGDDHLARIAQVLGSDFRDNAIALDAEREDVHLGGFAGVPTFNRGNSAHQYAFVNGRPVQDKLILSAIRGAYAETVPHGRYPVAVLALTVDPALVDVNVHPAKSDVRFRDPGLVRGLIVGAIRQALTREGDRSSTAGASAMLRAFRPGANGGFAEGVQAAANNSYAPAYGARPPQPAGWSVDTSPHRPLDGGQSRFDGLTQPAARADAHALPSQIYEPVAMAMESGSFRLGAARAQVHANYIVAQTQDGLVIVDQHAAHERLVFEDMRKALSGRRLPSQGLLIPEIIGLPEEDCDRLMDHAENLDRLGLAIERFGPGAIAVRETPAMLGEVDVPGLVRQLADEIAEWETAGSLFARLEHVAATMACHGSVRSGRLLRVEEMNALLRKMEETPGSGQCNHGRPTYIELKLSDIERLFGRS; encoded by the coding sequence ATGAGCATCAAACAGCTTTCGGAAACCTTGATCAACCAGATCGCCGCTGGCGAAGTGATTGAGCGTCCGGCCAGTGCCGCCAAGGAGTTGATCGAAAACGCTATCGATGCCGGGGCAAACCGCATCGAGATTGCCACGGCGGGTGGTGGCAAGGCCCTGCTGCGCATCACCGACAATGGTTGCGGCATGGATGGGCAGGATCTGGCGCTGGCGGTTCGCCGTCATTGCACCTCCAAGCTCAATGAGTCGTTGATGGACATCAAGAGCCTCGGCTTTCGCGGTGAGGCGCTGCCCTCGATCGGCTCGGTGGCGCGCCTGACCATTGCCAGCCGCAGAGCAGACAGCGCCAGTGCTTTCCAGATCGCGGTGGAAGGCGGCAAGGTTGGAGAGGTGCGCCCGGCACCCGGCAATCCCGGCACGGTGGTCGAGGTGCGTGATCTGTTTTTTGCCACGCCAGCCCGGCTGAAATTCCTGAAAACCGAAAGGGCCGAGGCCGCTGCGATTACCGAAATGGTCAAGCGTATGGCCATCGCCTTTCCGAAGATCCGCTTCGTCCTGTCCGGCTCCGACCGCTCGACGCTGGAACTGCCCGCCACCGGCGACGATCATCTCGCCCGGATTGCCCAGGTGCTCGGCTCCGATTTCCGGGATAATGCCATTGCACTCGACGCTGAACGAGAGGACGTGCATCTGGGCGGCTTTGCCGGTGTGCCGACCTTCAACCGTGGCAATTCCGCCCATCAATATGCCTTCGTCAATGGCCGTCCGGTGCAGGATAAGCTGATCCTCTCGGCCATTCGCGGTGCCTATGCCGAAACTGTGCCGCATGGCCGCTATCCGGTGGCGGTGCTGGCGCTGACGGTTGATCCGGCTCTGGTCGATGTCAATGTCCACCCAGCCAAGTCGGATGTGCGGTTTCGCGATCCCGGCCTGGTGCGCGGCCTGATCGTCGGTGCGATCCGCCAGGCCTTGACGCGCGAAGGCGACCGGTCATCGACGGCGGGGGCCAGCGCCATGCTGCGGGCCTTTCGCCCTGGTGCAAATGGCGGTTTTGCCGAAGGCGTGCAGGCGGCTGCGAACAATTCTTATGCACCCGCCTATGGCGCCCGGCCGCCACAGCCTGCGGGGTGGAGTGTCGATACGTCTCCGCACAGGCCACTTGATGGCGGTCAGAGCCGGTTCGATGGTCTGACGCAGCCAGCGGCCCGGGCGGATGCCCATGCTTTGCCCTCGCAGATCTACGAGCCTGTGGCGATGGCGATGGAAAGCGGTTCGTTTCGCCTCGGCGCGGCCCGGGCGCAGGTTCACGCCAATTATATCGTCGCCCAGACGCAAGACGGGCTGGTGATCGTCGATCAGCATGCCGCCCATGAGCGTCTGGTGTTTGAGGATATGCGCAAGGCGCTATCGGGTCGCAGATTGCCCAGCCAGGGCTTGCTCATTCCCGAAATTATCGGGCTGCCGGAAGAAGACTGCGACCGGCTGATGGATCACGCCGAAAACCTTGACCGGCTGGGCCTTGCTATCGAGCGGTTCGGGCCAGGAGCGATTGCCGTGCGCGAAACGCCTGCCATGCTGGGCGAAGTGGATGTGCCGGGTCTTGTCCGGCAACTGGCCGATGAAATTGCTGAATGGGAAACGGCGGGCAGCCTGTTTGCCCGGCTGGAACATGTGGCCGCTACCATGGCCTGCCACGGGTCGGTGCGCTCTGGCCGCCTGTTGCGGGTCGAGGAAATGAATGCATTGCTGCGAAAAATGGAGGAAACGCCCGGTTCCGGCCAATGCAACCACGGGCGCCCAACCTATATTGAACTGAAACTGTCGGATATCGAGCGGCTGTTCGGTCGCAGTTGA
- a CDS encoding DUF6538 domain-containing protein, translating to MAVRHEVENLIRRGNIFYWRPRVPAALINCGPGSRLSLSLHCSDHRKAQIIGRKLNTRLAELKLNSKEMMSKQQLQKLFEHERDKELERLDEINTLARRNGRGGNVEEMELDLEAGWACQLVAKFGSRTELTLESGCAGLTYLLNNRVPISHIDAIRANYRGELAIARSPGFEDGIRRLIYNFEIDDTVANRQRAMSKIFEGRAAALLDIDERHELVDRSQSEFTGGERAIMDLPEKSGERRLLQGVSLRGMLSN from the coding sequence ATGGCCGTGCGCCACGAAGTCGAGAATCTGATCCGCCGCGGAAACATCTTCTATTGGCGGCCACGCGTCCCGGCCGCTCTCATCAACTGCGGTCCCGGTAGCCGCCTTTCACTCAGCCTTCATTGTTCCGACCATAGAAAGGCTCAGATCATTGGCCGGAAGCTCAACACGCGACTGGCCGAATTGAAGTTGAACTCGAAGGAAATGATGTCCAAGCAACAGCTTCAGAAACTGTTCGAGCATGAGCGCGATAAAGAACTCGAGCGACTCGACGAGATCAATACGCTTGCCAGGCGCAACGGCCGTGGCGGGAATGTCGAGGAGATGGAACTCGATCTTGAGGCCGGTTGGGCCTGTCAGCTCGTCGCGAAGTTCGGGAGCCGGACGGAGCTGACGCTGGAGAGCGGTTGCGCGGGCCTAACCTATCTCCTCAACAATCGTGTCCCGATCTCGCACATCGACGCCATCAGGGCGAACTACCGGGGCGAACTGGCCATCGCGCGCAGCCCGGGGTTTGAAGACGGCATCCGGCGACTGATCTACAATTTCGAAATCGACGACACTGTCGCTAATCGTCAGCGCGCCATGTCGAAGATCTTTGAGGGTCGCGCTGCTGCCCTCCTCGACATCGATGAGCGGCACGAGCTTGTCGATAGAAGCCAGAGCGAGTTCACGGGCGGCGAAAGAGCCATCATGGACTTGCCCGAAAAAAGTGGAGAGCGAAGGCTTCTTCAGGGTGTCAGCTTGAGAGGGATGCTCTCGAACTGA
- a CDS encoding IS630 family transposase (programmed frameshift) has translation MVHPLSLDLRMRIAAALSDGMTVRAAAVRFGVSAATAVRIGQRARSGKGLMPAKIGGYVKPILRGETADAVRQRLVAKSDWTVRALSADLKAAGINVSHDTIWRFLRSEGKTFKKTLVACERDRPKVVRFRARWKTHQHRLDPDRLVFIDETWVKTNMTRTCGWSQLGEPLIAKVPHGHWKTLTFLAGLRRDSIVAPCVLDGPINSVAFTAWVQQSLILTLKPRDVVILDNLGSHKGKSVRDAIRDAGAHILFLPPYSPDLNPIEMMFAKLKALVRKAEERTVEQTWRRIGQLLTAFSPQECANYLRHAGYGSN, from the exons ATGGTGCATCCTCTTTCTCTTGATTTGCGCATGCGTATTGCAGCAGCTTTGAGTGACGGTATGACTGTTCGTGCTGCTGCGGTGCGATTTGGGGTGTCGGCGGCCACGGCAGTTCGGATAGGCCAGCGTGCCCGTTCGGGCAAAGGCTTGATGCCTGCGAAGATAGGCGGCTACGTCAAACCGATCCTGCGGGGCGAAACAGCAGATGCGGTGCGTCAACGGCTTGTGGCCAAATCGGACTGGACGGTGCGTGCGCTGTCTGCGGATTTGAAAGCTGCGGGGATCAATGTTTCTCACGACACGATTTGGCGCTTCCTGCGTAGCGAAGGCAAAACCTTC AAAAAAACACTGGTGGCATGCGAACGGGACAGGCCGAAGGTTGTACGGTTCCGAGCACGCTGGAAGACACATCAGCACCGACTTGATCCCGATCGTCTTGTCTTCATTGATGAAACCTGGGTTAAGACCAATATGACGCGCACCTGCGGCTGGAGCCAACTCGGAGAGCCGCTCATCGCAAAGGTGCCGCATGGTCACTGGAAAACGCTGACTTTTCTGGCTGGCCTGCGCCGCGACAGCATCGTAGCACCGTGTGTTCTCGATGGTCCTATCAACAGCGTTGCCTTTACGGCATGGGTCCAGCAATCCCTCATTCTAACCCTCAAGCCTCGTGATGTCGTCATTCTCGACAATCTGGGAAGTCACAAAGGAAAGTCTGTGCGCGATGCCATCCGGGATGCCGGTGCCCACATCCTCTTCCTGCCGCCCTACAGTCCAGATCTCAATCCTATCGAAATGATGTTTGCAAAGTTAAAGGCACTTGTCAGAAAAGCCGAAGAACGAACCGTCGAACAAACATGGAGACGCATTGGACAGCTCCTCACGGCATTCTCACCGCAAGAGTGCGCAAACTATCTCAGGCATGCTGGTTATGGTTCAAACTAA
- a CDS encoding putative bifunctional diguanylate cyclase/phosphodiesterase, producing the protein MGAANTIVPDIDQGEAKAFTDPLTGLGNHHRLQERIRSLSAERAADPAPFTVALVNLDGFKPINDLFGSLAGDEILCQVAHRLKACIPDGAIVTRHDGDEFAVVLPLIFEQISAERIGNLIKDVLSAPYDLGDRNVRLSASLGFAIFPFAGDDFETLMKSAETALYRSKRRGRGQITVYSREIAQEMRRSTQLEQALRNAIINDAVDTHFQPIVSLVDGKVLGFEALARWIDPDLGFVSPAIFVPLAEDRGFIDTLSETLLRKAAEAALTWPRELFLSFNLSSVQLTDSGTASRTLSIINSVGLDPSRLELEITETAVMSSADMAGRIIAELRAAGVRISLDDFGTGQSSLGRLREFTFDKVKIDRAFVSAITTDTTSEHIVRAIITMCEGLKLEVVAEGIETLSEATRLLALGCTMGQGYYFGRPADAMATLRYLSRQYSDFAARRQTGPFSGY; encoded by the coding sequence ATGGGTGCGGCCAACACCATAGTGCCAGACATCGATCAGGGAGAGGCCAAGGCTTTTACCGATCCGCTGACGGGGCTTGGCAATCACCATAGGCTGCAGGAGCGAATCCGCAGCCTATCGGCGGAGCGCGCCGCCGATCCCGCACCATTTACCGTGGCTTTGGTCAATCTGGACGGTTTCAAGCCAATCAACGACCTATTCGGGTCGTTGGCGGGGGATGAAATTCTGTGTCAGGTCGCCCATCGTCTCAAAGCCTGTATTCCCGATGGCGCCATTGTTACCCGTCACGATGGCGACGAGTTTGCCGTGGTCCTGCCGCTGATTTTCGAACAGATCAGCGCCGAGCGGATCGGCAATCTGATCAAGGACGTGCTATCGGCGCCCTACGACCTCGGCGACCGCAATGTCCGGCTTTCGGCTTCGCTGGGCTTTGCAATCTTTCCCTTTGCCGGCGACGATTTCGAGACGCTGATGAAGAGTGCGGAGACGGCTCTTTATCGCTCAAAACGGCGTGGACGCGGCCAGATAACCGTCTATTCGCGAGAAATTGCCCAGGAAATGCGCCGCTCCACCCAATTGGAGCAGGCCCTGCGCAATGCGATCATCAACGATGCCGTCGATACCCATTTCCAGCCGATCGTCTCGCTTGTCGATGGCAAGGTTCTGGGTTTCGAAGCGCTCGCCCGCTGGATCGATCCAGATCTCGGCTTTGTTTCGCCAGCGATCTTCGTGCCGCTGGCCGAGGATAGGGGCTTTATCGACACACTCTCGGAAACCCTGTTGCGCAAGGCCGCGGAAGCGGCGCTGACCTGGCCGCGAGAACTGTTTTTGTCCTTCAACCTTTCCTCGGTGCAATTGACCGATTCCGGCACGGCCTCACGCACGCTGTCCATCATCAACAGTGTCGGCCTCGACCCGTCGCGGCTGGAACTGGAGATTACCGAAACCGCTGTGATGAGTTCCGCCGACATGGCCGGGCGGATCATCGCCGAACTGCGCGCGGCAGGCGTGCGTATCTCGCTCGACGATTTCGGCACCGGCCAATCCAGCCTTGGACGCTTGAGGGAATTTACCTTTGACAAGGTCAAGATCGATCGAGCCTTCGTCTCGGCGATCACCACCGACACCACCTCCGAACATATCGTCCGGGCGATCATCACCATGTGCGAAGGCCTGAAGCTGGAAGTGGTGGCCGAAGGCATAGAAACCCTTAGCGAAGCAACAAGGCTCCTGGCCCTCGGCTGCACCATGGGCCAGGGCTATTATTTCGGCAGGCCCGCCGATGCGATGGCCACGCTGCGCTATCTATCGCGCCAATATTCCGACTTCGCCGCTCGCAGGCAGACGGGGCCGTTTTCAGGCTATTGA
- a CDS encoding response regulator, whose translation MHKQPGDRQATDRTWASALVLEHSLLDAVCDAQGSAILVVDSDDIIVYASPQLLNFFEIPEFYLQAGTRLRDCLGAIYDHCIRAILSPNPPSREEWLAERVAAHWRERFETLDKTVKKRTVRQLNRRLANGFGICAISDITEQKKREEQWRTDLERVEVTENILDSLPQPVMVWDRQHIVVGINKAFVAMMGTSEDAILGRPAADLLESRFLASLQQAEQQVGIRERFIRIADPGSSQATPAAYINRIGKTDRSFCVVTFASVDGAAHLLRPTIRAESTNAPGPANHITSPLSPPQKQPQPATEPPREDSLRQRVLIASSDPIFLANAVGVLPPQASDRCIVHSPYELRAVIELARSLAMSIDLIITDRAMSVSREQLALDDTTRTLVADRNSVAERLIQHFQPRATTSARTGSHPAGIVRAPKKTVEILVVEDNEVNQIVFSQILEGLGRSYKLAVNGADALAIWQVERPAIVLMDISLPDINGMDLCRLMRQRQRAGDPRSAIIGVLVPAFDHDRGRCLDAGMDDVIVKPLSPDMIEQLLDRHLETSRHAMA comes from the coding sequence ATGCATAAGCAACCGGGCGACAGGCAGGCAACGGACCGGACCTGGGCAAGCGCCCTGGTTCTGGAGCATAGCCTTCTCGATGCCGTCTGCGATGCGCAGGGCAGCGCGATTCTGGTTGTCGATAGCGACGATATTATCGTCTATGCAAGCCCGCAATTGCTGAACTTCTTCGAAATTCCGGAATTCTACCTGCAAGCGGGCACCAGGCTACGTGACTGCCTGGGCGCAATTTACGATCACTGCATCCGCGCCATCCTGTCCCCCAACCCGCCGTCAAGAGAAGAGTGGCTGGCCGAGCGGGTTGCCGCCCATTGGCGCGAACGGTTCGAAACACTCGACAAAACCGTCAAGAAGCGCACAGTGCGCCAACTCAATCGACGGCTCGCCAATGGCTTTGGCATTTGCGCGATTTCCGATATTACCGAACAGAAAAAGCGTGAGGAACAATGGCGCACCGATCTGGAACGGGTCGAAGTCACGGAAAATATTCTCGACAGCCTGCCGCAACCGGTCATGGTCTGGGATCGCCAGCACATCGTGGTTGGCATCAACAAGGCATTCGTCGCCATGATGGGGACAAGTGAAGACGCCATTCTGGGCCGCCCTGCGGCAGATCTGCTTGAAAGCCGCTTCCTCGCCAGCTTGCAGCAGGCTGAGCAACAGGTCGGTATTCGCGAGCGCTTCATCCGGATTGCCGATCCCGGCTCGTCGCAAGCCACACCCGCTGCTTATATCAACCGGATCGGCAAGACCGACCGCAGCTTTTGCGTGGTGACCTTTGCAAGCGTCGATGGCGCCGCCCATTTGCTTCGACCGACGATCCGGGCGGAAAGCACAAACGCACCAGGCCCGGCAAACCACATCACCTCACCGCTATCTCCACCGCAAAAACAACCGCAACCGGCAACCGAACCTCCACGAGAAGACAGCCTGCGGCAACGTGTGTTGATTGCCAGCAGCGATCCGATTTTCCTCGCAAATGCCGTGGGCGTACTGCCGCCACAGGCAAGCGATCGCTGCATCGTTCATAGCCCTTACGAATTGCGCGCCGTCATTGAACTTGCCAGATCGCTGGCCATGTCCATTGACCTGATCATTACAGACAGAGCCATGTCTGTCAGCCGGGAGCAGCTTGCACTCGATGATACGACGCGAACCCTCGTCGCTGATCGCAACAGCGTCGCAGAGCGGCTGATCCAGCATTTTCAGCCACGGGCCACGACGTCTGCGCGGACAGGGTCTCACCCGGCAGGCATCGTCCGCGCGCCGAAGAAGACGGTGGAAATCCTTGTTGTCGAGGACAATGAAGTCAACCAGATCGTGTTTTCGCAAATTCTCGAAGGACTTGGCCGCAGCTATAAGCTGGCGGTCAATGGTGCGGATGCCTTAGCAATCTGGCAGGTCGAACGTCCCGCCATCGTGCTCATGGACATTTCGCTGCCTGACATCAATGGCATGGATCTCTGCCGCCTGATGCGGCAAAGGCAGCGGGCCGGAGATCCCCGCTCGGCCATTATCGGCGTGCTGGTGCCAGCCTTCGACCATGACCGTGGCCGGTGCCTGGACGCGGGCATGGACGATGTCATCGTCAAGCCGCTCAGCCCCGACATGATCGAACAGCTTCTGGACCGCCATCTCGAAACAAGCCGTCATGCAATGGCGTGA
- a CDS encoding RlmE family RNA methyltransferase — protein MTKPPIGGNRTGRKLGQKVKKGKLKASSRRWLERHINDPYVQRAKLEGYRARAAFKLLEIDEKHNILKGARRIIDLGAAPGSWSQIAANVTGSTDSDIRVAAIDFLEMTQLPGVKILQLDFLDPQAPALLMEAVGGVPDVVISDMAAPTTGHQKTDHIRTMHLCEVAAYFAVEVLAEGGHFLAKTFQGGTEKDLLNMLKQNFKQVIHIKPASSRQESVEMFLLAKGFKGRRSGNALGHEVEDDGPMPHDPREDATADEDQD, from the coding sequence ATGACCAAACCACCTATTGGCGGCAACCGCACCGGACGAAAACTGGGCCAGAAGGTCAAGAAGGGCAAGTTGAAAGCGTCGTCGCGGCGCTGGCTGGAGCGGCATATCAACGATCCCTATGTGCAGCGGGCCAAGCTGGAGGGCTACCGCGCCCGTGCGGCTTTCAAGCTGTTGGAGATCGATGAGAAGCACAATATTCTCAAAGGCGCCCGACGCATTATCGATCTGGGGGCTGCACCCGGCAGCTGGTCGCAGATTGCCGCCAATGTTACCGGGTCCACCGATAGTGACATCCGGGTTGCGGCCATCGACTTTCTGGAAATGACCCAATTGCCGGGCGTGAAGATCCTGCAACTCGACTTTCTCGACCCCCAGGCGCCCGCCCTGTTGATGGAAGCGGTCGGCGGGGTGCCGGATGTGGTGATTTCCGACATGGCGGCACCCACCACCGGCCACCAGAAGACCGACCACATTCGCACCATGCATCTCTGCGAAGTGGCGGCTTATTTTGCCGTGGAAGTGCTGGCGGAGGGCGGGCATTTCCTGGCGAAAACCTTTCAGGGTGGCACGGAAAAAGACCTGCTCAACATGCTCAAGCAGAATTTCAAGCAGGTCATTCATATAAAGCCCGCGTCGTCACGTCAGGAATCGGTGGAAATGTTCCTGCTTGCCAAGGGCTTCAAGGGCAGGCGGTCCGGCAATGCGCTGGGTCATGAAGTGGAAGACGACGGTCCCATGCCGCATGATCCGCGTGAGGATGCAACGGCTGACGAGGATCAGGATTGA
- a CDS encoding VOC family protein, whose protein sequence is MLLYITLGSNDLERSGRFYDACLGALGFIRRVTEKDEIGYSASSDVRCRFWLVSPYDGGAASFGNGSMVALDAGSRLDVEAFYAAALANGGSDEGAPGLRPFHAHFYACYVRDPDGNKLSAVCERPE, encoded by the coding sequence ATGCTGCTCTATATCACGCTTGGCTCCAACGACCTGGAGCGATCCGGACGGTTTTACGATGCCTGTCTCGGTGCGCTTGGCTTCATCCGCCGGGTGACGGAAAAAGACGAAATTGGATACTCTGCGTCCTCGGATGTGCGGTGTCGGTTCTGGCTCGTCAGCCCTTATGACGGCGGGGCCGCCAGCTTCGGCAATGGCTCCATGGTGGCGCTGGATGCTGGAAGCCGGTTGGATGTCGAGGCCTTTTATGCGGCAGCGCTGGCAAATGGCGGTTCAGATGAAGGTGCGCCGGGCCTGCGGCCTTTTCATGCGCATTTCTATGCCTGTTATGTCCGTGATCCCGATGGCAATAAATTATCGGCCGTCTGCGAGCGGCCTGAATAA
- a CDS encoding IS3 family transposase (programmed frameshift), whose protein sequence is MTNTKKNSPGRHAKFTDAFKAEAVRLARTSGRPLRAISDDLGVGLSTLGKWVSAHKEADLLSGPHEDTAKELARLRKENEILRQERDLLKKAGRLLCKGNHEMKFKVIAAEKANVPVQRACTLLGVSESGYYAWDIRKPSLRQRTDMVLLAHIRAQFTTSHETYGSPRMTVELKEDGVCVGRHRVARIMHDNGLKALQKRRFKRTTDSDHKGPVAPNILDQDFAATGPNQKWGVDITYVWTTQGWLYLAIVVDLYSRRIIGWATSDRMKQDLALTALRRAIAIRRPPKDVIHHSDRGSQYCATDYQKLLKAHGFILSMSGKGNCYDNSMVETVFKTIKSELVWRTVFKTRTQAEIAIGQYIDAFYNPKRRHSSLGYKCPIQFESIPLKLTP, encoded by the exons ATGACGAACACGAAGAAGAATTCACCCGGCCGCCACGCCAAGTTCACAGATGCTTTCAAAGCTGAGGCTGTCCGACTTGCGCGCACCAGCGGCAGGCCGTTGCGTGCAATATCCGATGATCTTGGCGTTGGGCTCTCGACGCTTGGGAAATGGGTGAGCGCCCACAAGGAAGCCGACCTGCTTTCTGGACCACACGAAGATACTGCCAAGGAACTGGCGCGTCTTCGCAAGGAAAATGAAATTCTGCGTCAGGAGCGCGATTTATTAAAAAAAGCAG GCCGCCTTCTTTGCAAAGGAAACCATGAAATGAAATTCAAGGTCATTGCGGCAGAGAAGGCCAATGTTCCTGTTCAGCGTGCCTGCACGCTTCTGGGTGTCAGTGAAAGCGGATATTACGCTTGGGACATACGCAAACCAAGCCTGCGGCAAAGGACGGACATGGTTCTTTTGGCTCATATCCGGGCTCAGTTCACCACCTCACATGAAACCTATGGAAGCCCACGCATGACGGTGGAACTGAAGGAAGACGGGGTTTGCGTCGGTCGCCACAGGGTTGCTCGCATCATGCATGACAATGGTTTGAAGGCATTGCAGAAACGCCGATTCAAGAGAACAACTGACAGCGATCACAAAGGGCCTGTTGCCCCCAATATTCTGGATCAGGACTTTGCCGCCACAGGTCCAAATCAGAAGTGGGGTGTTGACATCACCTACGTTTGGACGACGCAAGGCTGGCTCTATCTGGCCATTGTTGTCGATCTCTATTCTCGACGTATTATCGGCTGGGCCACCAGTGATCGAATGAAGCAGGACCTGGCATTGACGGCATTACGACGGGCCATAGCCATCCGCAGACCGCCGAAGGATGTCATTCACCACTCCGACCGTGGTAGTCAATATTGCGCGACCGACTACCAAAAGCTTCTGAAAGCTCACGGGTTCATCCTGTCGATGAGCGGCAAGGGCAATTGCTATGACAATTCCATGGTGGAAACCGTGTTCAAGACAATCAAGTCAGAACTGGTTTGGCGAACTGTATTCAAAACAAGGACCCAAGCTGAAATCGCCATTGGACAATACATCGACGCCTTCTATAATCCAAAAAGAAGACATTCCTCCTTGGGCTACAAATGCCCAATTCAGTTCGAGAGCATCCCTCTCAAGCTGACACCCTGA